AACTATTGATGAAATGAACCGTTTATTTGAGCGCATATCAAAGGCTCAAATGGAACAAAAACAGTTTATTGCCGATGCTGCACATGAACTTCGAACACCAGTTACAGCTCTAAATTTACAAACTAAAATTCTAATTAGTCAGCTTCCTGAGCACGAGTCTTTGCAAAATCTGAGTAAAGGATTAGCGCGTATTCAGCATTTGGTCACACAGCTTTTAGCTTTGGCTAAGCAAGATGTCTCTTTAAGTGTAATTGAACCAACCAAAACTTTTCAGCTTAATGATGTCGCTTTAAATTGTGTTGAACAACTGGTTAATTTAGCTATGCAAAAAGATATTGACCTAGGTTTTGTCCGCAACGAACCAATTGAAATGCATAGTATTGAGCCAACAGTACACTCAATTATTTTTAACTTAATTGATAATGCAATCAAATACACGCCTCATGAAGGAATGATTAATATTTCAGTTTTTACTGCTACAGATGGCGATGCGTGTATACAAATTGAAGATAGCGGTGCAGGGATTGACCCAGAACATTACGATAAAGTTTTAAAACGTTTTTATCGTGTACACCACCACCTTGAAGTGGGGAGTGGCTTAGGTTTATCAATTGTTGATCGAGCGACTCAGCGTTTAGGTGGAACTTTGACACTAGATCGAAGCATGGAACTTGGCGGACTTTCTGTTTTAGTTAAATTGCCTAAAGCTCTACATATTCATGAAGCAAGAACTTGATTTAAGCAAGTTCTTGTTTGATTCGTTTTTCAAACTCAAAGCGGTGAATACATATTTTATAAAATAAGATATTCACTGCCCAAACGACCCAGCCTGTCCATAAATTGTGGCTAAGGAAATGGGCGCCACGCATCATTTGTCCCCAGCCCATCAGAAAGCCTAAGATAATGCCAGCGATCAGATAAAAATAGGCACGTTTAGGTTGCTCAAGGCGATAAACAAAAAAGCCTGTCATTAAAATAAAGCCTGCACTTGCGTGACCACCTGGAAAGCAATGACCATGGGTAGCAGTAAAATCCCACACATAACTTAAAGCAGTCGGATGAACCATGTTCCAAGGGCAAGCATGAGCAGATTGTGATTTTAATAGGCCAACTACACCACTACCAATCATACTCACAAAAAACATATAGCCATATTGCCAGCGATAAAGCTTCAATTTTTCTACTTTAAACGATGCAATCCACAGAAATAAAAAGATCACATAAACAGTGGTAATGATCTGTTTTACGATTTCATGGTTAACTCTGACAAGGTACCAATTGTCCCGATTAAAGAAATGACCCGTTGAATCCATCCATGGCTGGATGAAGTACATATCAATTTTCCCACCCACTGGAAATATAAATAAAAGTATAAAAAAACTAAGGGCAAGAAAAATAAGCTGAAGTTGAAAAAATTGTTTTTGTTGGTTCATTGCCATGCAACATCAATTTGAGTGTGAGTTGAAGGCATTACATAAAATAAAACTTAAATTGTTCTTAAACTAAACAAAATTTAATGTTGAAATAAAGTTGCGACTTAAAAAATAATATTGATGATTCATAGATATATATTATTTATTTGGAATTTTTTTTAATTGATTTGGGTAGGCAAGGACTTTAAAACTTAATGATAAGCAGGATATTTTGACCCTGCTTATCAATTGTTGAGTTAGAACATACCTTCTTCAGAGTTTGCAGAAATTTTATGAATAGATAAATCTGCCCCTCTAAACTCATCTTCTTGAGATAAACGAATACCAATAGTTGCTTTGAGTAGGCCATAAACAATAAAGCCACCAGCGAGCGCAATAGCAATTGCAAGTACTGTCCCGATGAGCTGTGAAGCAAAAGATACACCGCCTAAACCACCAAGCCATTTTTGGCCGAATAGACCTACTGCAATACCACCAAATGCGCCGCATACACCGTGTAAAGGCCATACACCCAACACATCATCTACTTTGAGCTTGTTTTGTGTGTAGGTGAATAGATACACGAACATTGCACCAGCTGCACCGCCAATAACCAGCGCACTGACTGGATGAACAATGTCAGAACCCGCACAGATTCCAACTAAGCCCGCAAGTGGACCGTTGTGTAAGAAACCAGGGTCGTTTTTCCCAATCGCATTTGCTGTAATTGTTCCGCCGACCATTGCCATAAGCGAGTTAATTGCAACCAGACCAGAAATAGCATCAACACGCTGTGCACTCATCACGTTAAAGCCAAACCAACCTACAATTAAAATCCATGAACCGAGCGCTAAAAATGGAATAGAAGACGGTGGATGAGCACTTACACGACCATCTTTCTTATAACGACCAGAACGTGCACCCAATAAAATCACGGCAGCAAGTGCAATCCAACCACCCATAGCATGCACTACGACTGAACCTGCAAAGTCATGAAAAGCTGCACCAAAAGTTGCTTCTAACCATTTTTGCAGACCGTAGTTGCCATTCCAGACCATACCTTCAAAAAATGGATAAACCAGTGCAACTAAAGCGAGTGTTGCAATTGCTTGTGAACGCATTTTTGCACGTTCAGCAATACCGCCCGAAATAATGGCAGGAATAGCCGCAGCAAAAGTCAGTAAAAAGAAGCAACGCATTAAGTTGTAGCCATGATCACTTGCGAGGCTTGTCCCATCATGGAAGAAGTGCTGACCATAGGAAATGTAGTAACCAACAAAGAAGTAAGCGATTGCAGAGAGGGCAAAGTCAGTCAGAATTTTACTAAGTGCGTTCACCTGATTTTTATGGCGAACCGTACCAAGTTCCAAGAATGCAAAACCTGCGTGCATGGCAAGAACCAAAACAGCACCAAGTAATAAGAAAAATAGATCTACATTTTGCATAGCATGCTCGAAAAAAGTGCTAAATTCCATTTTGGAACAAATCTGGGGCTGTAAATTGCACCAAAATAGATTTAAGGAATCTAAAAACCTAAGTTTGTCGAAACAAACTCAATTGCATAAAAGTGAATATGCAATAAGTGCACCAATTTGAATTGAAAAAGTAGTTTTTGGCGATAAATGGTGCGTTGATTTGGTTAAGATAGAGCAGTTATGGCGCTTTTTACGTTACAAGTCATCTAATGCGCTTATAAATTGACCTGAAAAAGTTCGTTATCAAATTTCTAAAAATTATTCGTAATCATTTAATGATTTGACCAAACCGATTGGGCAACTTCAATAAATGCTTTCACAGCGGGACTCATGTGCTTTTTATTTTTGACTGCGAGACCAATCGAACGTTTAAGGTTCGGTTTAAAAGGGCGTTTAACTACGTTTGGATAAAGTGAGAGTAAATCTTTGGTGATGACCATATCAGACACAATGGACACTCCTAATTGATTGTGAACCATGCTGACGATACTCAGAATTTGTGATACATAAAATTTGATGTCTGGTTTCACATTAAAATTTTTTAAAATTAATTCGACTTGATATCGACTCCCAGCCATTGTCATGATGAAAGGACAGTTTTCTAGTTGTGCTGGATCAATATAGAGTTGTTGTGCGAGCGGGTAGTGACTAGGAATTAATGCAACAAAACGATCTTCAATTAAAGGGAATGTATCGAATCGCTTATCTGGCATAATCAAAAAACCAACTTCTATGCGCCGTTCTAATAACCATTGAGCAACTTCTTTATCTTCACCTTCATCAATATAAATTTCGATTTTAGGGTAGCGTTGCCGAAAGGTTTCTAAAATTTCAGGCAATAGATAAATAGAGGATGAAGCCCCAAAAGAACCAATACGTAATGTGCCTTCATTTAAACCATGGATGGCAGCCACTTCTTTTTCTAAGGTATCGGAAATACTCAATAACTCTTTTACATGAGTCAATAACTGCTGACCTGTCGTGGTGAGCTCAATATCACTCTGAGCTCTTGAAATCAGGTTAATGCCCCATTGTTGTTCTAATGATTTAAGCGCATGGGAAACTGCCGACTGTGAAATTCCTAGCTTTTCTGCTGTAGCAGTAAAGCTTTTTAGTTCAGCAATGAGTGCGAAAATTTCAAGTTGGGTAAAGGTCATGTTGTATTTGTTATGAGTAAAAACTCATTTTATCATGAGTTTTCATTATCTTTAATATATGAGTAAGCCAAGGTAGTTGCCAAACAGCAAACCTCCACAAAACTCGAGTAAAGAAATGAATAGCATTGTTTTATCTCTTTTTCCCTTAGTTGCATTAATTGCATCGGGATACTTATTTAAAAAATATCGTTTTTTTAGCGATGAGTTTTGGGCTGGGGCAGAGAAGCTCAATTACTATATTTTATTTCCTGCTTTGCTTTTTAGTACGCTATCGACTGCAAAAATTAACTTACAAAGCTTGAGCACAGCCATTATTGCGATGTTGATTGTGGTTTTTGCAGTGACCGCCTTTTTATACATACTCCGAATGTTTTGGCACATACCGCCTGCACGTTTTGGTGTGCATGTACAAAGTATGGTTCGCTTTAATACCTATATTGGTTTGGCCTTAGTGACTTCGCTTTTTAAAAGTGAAGGAATGGCAATACTGGCAATTTTATTGGCGCTTTGCATTCCGCTCGTGAACGTTATTTCGGTGCTTGCTCTAACCTCTAAAGAACACATGGCAATTAAACCTGTTTTGATTGCACTCCTTAAAAATCCTTTAATTGCATCGTGTGTGGTCGGGGCAGCAGTCAATGCACTGCATATCCCGATTTGGGAAGGCTTTACTCAGTTTATTAAGCTTTTTTCAGTGTCGAGTTTGCCATTGGGGTTGTTATGTGTTGGCGCAGCTTTGCAGTTTATGCAAATTAAAAAAGACATTGTGGTATTGGCGGCAGACACATTTGCACGACTTTTAGCAGTGCCTGCCTTGGCTTACGCGGTCTGCATGTGGTTTGGTTTACCAAACTTACAAACGCAAATTTTAGTTATTTTCTTTGCACTACCGACGGCTTCTGCTTCATACATTTTAACCAAAGTTTTGGGTGGTGATAGTCAGCTTATGGCAGCTGTGATTAGCTTCCAAACCTTATGTGCTGCCGTGACTTTGCCATTAGTGATTTGGTGGATCTCTTAGGTTATAACTTAGATAATCGCATTCTATTTTCTAAAAATGAATAGGCTGATTCTGACTTAAGGAATGCTTGGCTACCTTCCTCGTCTGATTATTGCTACACTTTTTTCTTTTTCAGGTGGATGAGTATGTCCTTTGATCTTAAAGTGAGCTTGCAGCAAAGGTCTGAACCATCTGCACAGCAGAAAAAACTGAATCGCCTGATTGATAAAATAGAACAGCAAAAAGTTAGCCTAAGCACATGGCAAAATGCGCAAGCCGAGATTCAACAGCACATACGACAAAAACTGATGCCTGTGTATGGCGATTTGCATGAAGTGCTATTTCAGCAGTTAGATCAACTCTGGAATATGTTGCATAGTCATGAGTTTTCCAAAGCGGATATACAAAAATTAGATGAAAAAATTGCCCAGCTTTCACACATGTTGAAGCGCTCCAAAATGCTTTCTGCTGAACAGTTAGAGTTAGTGAGGCAGATCGATACCTTTTATCAGCAACATGCAGCGGAATCGGTAAAAAAGAATAAGAAAGCTCAGTCAATAAAATCTGGATACGATGAAAGTGCTGATCAAAGTTCAGAACTTGAAGAAGACTTTGAACAGTATGCGGCCGAGCACCAACAAGCACGGGAACAAGCCAAACAGCAAAGACAACAACAAAAACGCGAACAAGCTGAGCAAATGGCAGCGCAGTCACTTAAAACGGTTTATTTAAAAATTGCCGCGATGATTCACCCAGACCGTGAGCAAGATGAAACTAAAAAAGAAGAAAA
This genomic stretch from Acinetobacter oleivorans DR1 harbors:
- a CDS encoding AEC family transporter, which encodes MNSIVLSLFPLVALIASGYLFKKYRFFSDEFWAGAEKLNYYILFPALLFSTLSTAKINLQSLSTAIIAMLIVVFAVTAFLYILRMFWHIPPARFGVHVQSMVRFNTYIGLALVTSLFKSEGMAILAILLALCIPLVNVISVLALTSKEHMAIKPVLIALLKNPLIASCVVGAAVNALHIPIWEGFTQFIKLFSVSSLPLGLLCVGAALQFMQIKKDIVVLAADTFARLLAVPALAYAVCMWFGLPNLQTQILVIFFALPTASASYILTKVLGGDSQLMAAVISFQTLCAAVTLPLVIWWIS
- a CDS encoding LysR family transcriptional regulator, translated to MTFTQLEIFALIAELKSFTATAEKLGISQSAVSHALKSLEQQWGINLISRAQSDIELTTTGQQLLTHVKELLSISDTLEKEVAAIHGLNEGTLRIGSFGASSSIYLLPEILETFRQRYPKIEIYIDEGEDKEVAQWLLERRIEVGFLIMPDKRFDTFPLIEDRFVALIPSHYPLAQQLYIDPAQLENCPFIMTMAGSRYQVELILKNFNVKPDIKFYVSQILSIVSMVHNQLGVSIVSDMVITKDLLSLYPNVVKRPFKPNLKRSIGLAVKNKKHMSPAVKAFIEVAQSVWSNH
- a CDS encoding molecular chaperone DnaJ → MSFDLKVSLQQRSEPSAQQKKLNRLIDKIEQQKVSLSTWQNAQAEIQQHIRQKLMPVYGDLHEVLFQQLDQLWNMLHSHEFSKADIQKLDEKIAQLSHMLKRSKMLSAEQLELVRQIDTFYQQHAAESVKKNKKAQSIKSGYDESADQSSELEEDFEQYAAEHQQAREQAKQQRQQQKREQAEQMAAQSLKTVYLKIAAMIHPDREQDETKKEEKTELFQQASQAYEKHDLFYLLKLQLQLEQNKGLGAKELSAEQLRFYKLALDAQSQQLESQIADILDSFQLAKNVKAEHAHISDVYKAIDADCAELKQQLKWEKERLKHMKKVSGVEMLLEHGVL
- a CDS encoding two-component system sensor histidine kinase PmrB, translated to MHYSLKKRLIWGTSIFSVILGCILIFSAYKVALQEVDEILDTQMQYLAERTAEYPLRTVSSKFDLHKTYHEEDLFLDIWAYKDQAHLSHSLHLLVAPVTQAGFYSHKTSQGVVRTYVLPLKDYQIQVSQQERVREAFAWELAGSMFIPYLIILPFAIFALAAIIRRGLKPIDDFKNELTHRDSEELTPIEVADYPQELLPTIDEMNRLFERISKAQMEQKQFIADAAHELRTPVTALNLQTKILISQLPEHESLQNLSKGLARIQHLVTQLLALAKQDVSLSVIEPTKTFQLNDVALNCVEQLVNLAMQKDIDLGFVRNEPIEMHSIEPTVHSIIFNLIDNAIKYTPHEGMINISVFTATDGDACIQIEDSGAGIDPEHYDKVLKRFYRVHHHLEVGSGLGLSIVDRATQRLGGTLTLDRSMELGGLSVLVKLPKALHIHEART
- a CDS encoding ammonium transporter, with translation MQNVDLFFLLLGAVLVLAMHAGFAFLELGTVRHKNQVNALSKILTDFALSAIAYFFVGYYISYGQHFFHDGTSLASDHGYNLMRCFFLLTFAAAIPAIISGGIAERAKMRSQAIATLALVALVYPFFEGMVWNGNYGLQKWLEATFGAAFHDFAGSVVVHAMGGWIALAAVILLGARSGRYKKDGRVSAHPPSSIPFLALGSWILIVGWFGFNVMSAQRVDAISGLVAINSLMAMVGGTITANAIGKNDPGFLHNGPLAGLVGICAGSDIVHPVSALVIGGAAGAMFVYLFTYTQNKLKVDDVLGVWPLHGVCGAFGGIAVGLFGQKWLGGLGGVSFASQLIGTVLAIAIALAGGFIVYGLLKATIGIRLSQEDEFRGADLSIHKISANSEEGMF